GTTAGAACTGCCAATCTACCACCAGGATTTAGAATATTTACAGCATCGTTTAAAGTTGTTTTCAAGACATTTATCTCATTATTTATGAATATTCGTAATGCCTGGAATATTCTTGCTTTAGCTTTTAGCTTTTGATGTGACCTAATACTCTTTTCGATAATTTCAGAAAGTTCTCCGGTTGTTCTGATCATTTTTTTCTTTCTGCTTTCAACTATTTCCCTGGCAATTTTGTTTGATTCCCTCTCTTCTCCATAATCAAAAAAGATAGTACGCATCTTTTCGTATGGGAATTTGTTTATAATATCGTAAGCTGAAATTTTCTCTGACTTGTTCATTCTCATATCGAGTTTTCCATCATGCTGATAGCTGAATCCTCTCAGAGGATTGGAAATTTGATGAAATGAAACTCCAAGATCAAAAATAATACCATCGATCTTTTTTATTCTTTCTAATGATAATCTGGTTCGAAGGTTGGAAAAATTATCGTTGAAAATTTTTAATCTATCAGAATATTGTTCATAAATTTTAGAAGTATAATCAATTGCATCTTCATCTTGATCAAAAGCAAATACCTGCAGATTCTGATTTGATTCCAATATTTTCAAGGTATGACCTCCACCACCTAAAGTTGCATCAACATAGATTCCATTTTTTTTAAGATTCATACCGCTGATCGATTCTTCGAGCAAAACCGCGGAGTGATAACCATTCATTTCTGGTAATCTTGGGTATTGAATGATTTTTTATGAACTTTAAGTTTTTCGTTACGGAAATCGACATATTTTTCCGGATTCCATACGGAAATATAATTACCTTCACCTTTGATGATCACTTTTTCAGTTATACCTGCAATTTCTAATAGTTCATTGCTGATCTTGATCCTGCCGGATTTTTCTAT
Above is a window of Candidatus Cloacimonadota bacterium DNA encoding:
- the rsmH gene encoding 16S rRNA (cytosine(1402)-N(4))-methyltransferase RsmH codes for the protein MNGYHSAVLLEESISGMNLKKNGIYVDATLGGGGHTLKILESNQNLQVFAFDQDEDAIDYTSKIYEQYSDRLKIFNDNFSNLRTRLSLERIKKIDGIIFDLGVSFHQISNPLRGFSYQHDGKLDMRMNKSEKISAYDIINKFPYEKMRTIFFDYGEERESNKIAREIVESRKKKMIRTTGELSEIIEKSIRSHQKLKAKARIFQALRIFINNEINVLKTTLNDAVNILNPGGRLAVLT